ttaccTGTCAGGAATATAAAGAGTTTGATCACATTTCATGACcacttttgtccattttctacTTAGATgtgttaattttgaaaaaaatatgtctGAGTAACTTCCTTGAGCAAGAAAGAATGTTTAAGTATCATATAATGATAtctctttattattaaaatgaatcagaaagaTATAAGACCACTGAGCAGAGCAACTTCAGGGAAAGGTAAGAAACACAGCCCTTGCGTGGCTGGCTCAGGGGACCAAGGCTGGTACAATATTAGTAAAGTCTCCAAGCCCTTTCCCTTGTCCCCTTTGACTGTTACTTTATTATCTGCTTTTGATCGTTTTCCTGGTTCTTGGTCCAGGCCTCCTCAAACTCTTGGAATTTACTGTCTTTCATAGGTTATGAGATGACTTACGGAAGACTAAATGAGAAGCATTCAGGTACGGACTGgtctaaaaaaatttaaaccaccTTGTAAAGGTGTGAACCTTCATGCCCCTTCACCATGCCGGCACCTCTGGGGAGAGTGGGGGAAACTAACTGGGATCAATTATCAGCAGCTGACAATTCAATCAGTATGCTGATTTATTGAAAACTCAATAATATCCATAAACATTGGGGTTCAGACTATTTTCAGGGCGATGAACACAAGGAGGTGATGTGAGGGTGCTGTGCTCACTGGGACATGAAAGCTTCACACcctcccccccgccacccccccacccccgctttgCCCTGCACATCTCctcttcttctctgtctctgagtTGCCTCCTTTCTAAATTTCTGGGAAAAGTAAGTGAAGTGCTTTCCTGAATTCAGTCACTGGTTCTATTGAGTGAGTGAAGATGGAAGAGGGGTCGTGGTACCTTTGACTTTTAGCCAGTTGGTCACAAGTATGAGTTATTCAGGATCATGGGGCTGGCATCTGAACTGAGGACAGTCTTGAGCCATCTATGTGCAGAGTCTGATGTGCCTGCTCAtcaagtagattttttttactAAAAGGAATTCAAGTCATATTGATTCTATTCAATGACTGTGCACTTGCTGAGAGAATGAAGATGGAAGTTACTAAGTCCCTACAAAGCATTGTTCTTGGGGTGGGGAAACAGCTGTGaaaaaatatggcaaaataaTTTGCCTTCAAGGAGGGAAACAAACAATAGCAGAGGGGAGAAATCCTGTGGTAGATTATAAGTTTCCTGAAGGTAGAGAGGTACGTGGAAAAAGTTTGCTGTCCTTTTTCTCTCCAGGGTTAGGGAAACCTTCTGTGATAAGGAGGCTTTGAGCAGAGGCTGCAGAAGTAACGTGCCTGGTGTGTGTTGGAACAGCAGCCAGGACCAGGGTGGATGGAgctgggtgggtggaggggaggggaggggagtggaaggCGATGAGGCTGAGAGGCCATGGGGGCAGGTCATGAGGAATCTTGTGGGACTTATTAAGATCAAAATTTGACTCCCAGAGAAACGGGGAGTCACTGAGGGATTGGTCATGGGAGCAATGGGGTAGGAATCAGTAGTAAGAGGATCCCTGAGGCTGCAGTGCCGACAGTGCCCTCTAGGGGATGAAGGGCAGACATGGAGGCCCAGGGAGCAGGCTGCTGCAGTGGTCCATATGATCCTTGATGGAGCGTTTATTTATGTTGTTCCCTGAATCGATCTCAGGTTTCTTGAATAATATGAATGTCTTGCTCTGTTGAAGTTTCTGTGGAGGCTTCATTACCTAGTCATGATGCATTAAATCATTAGCTATTGGTGATTGTTCAATCAAcagctcctctcccctccctgaggTGGaggcaaggaggaggaggaggacggaGGATAAAAGATCAAGGAAGAGGGTAGCAaggaaagttccaaccctctctCCTGCCAGATACTCCTTCCTGTGCATTCAGAGCCCATGCTGGGGTTATGAGGGTCTTTCCAAAATCATTGACATAACATACCAAAAGACACTTTTATTGTTCTCATCATATAAGAAATACCAACGTTTTTAGGAACTTAGTGTtaggaaaagaattaaaaaaaacatatatttcttcttATAATCACAATATCAGCATATCATTATTCAATTTATAGAATCCTCCTGAGGTATCCAAATTTTCTTCATGCCTTTTTCCATTACAGCCTGTttccttcacatttttttaattaatggtgGAAAGTTTTAAACATGCACATAAGCACAGAGAATAGTATTATAAAACCCAGGTATCCAGACCCAGTAATTACTGACCTATAGCAAATGTTTCTCACCTTGGAGCTCTTTTCCTACTTTTGGagttgtgggttttgttttgcgcatttgtgtatttatttttggcttctcaggtggtgctagtggtaaagaacccagctgccaatgcaggagatgcaagagacctgggttcaatccctgggttgggaagacaccctggaagagggcacagcaacccactccagtgttcttgcctggagagtcccctggacagatgagcctggtgggctacagtttgtagTGTCGcaaggagtccgacacgactgaagcgacttggcgtgcacgcacgtgcacacacacacacatttatttggatacattgggtcttagtttcaggttgaaggctcagtaattgtggcccaccagcttagttgccccatggcatatgggcccttagtttcctgacaagggattgaacccaggattcCTTAGTTGGAAggaggttcttaaccactgaaccacctcgGAAGTCTTATAGAACTTTTAAGGCTAATCAAAAGCATTATACcaattttccttaaaatacttcatgagaagatatatatatttgaacATGATTATTATATTATGTTACATCTAGCAGCATTCATAATTCTGTCCCAGAAAGGAGGTTTCCAAATGGCCTTCTCAATTTGACCATCCCCCACAACTCTAACATTCTGTATTGCAAACAGACAGTTCTAGTTGTTGACTTATATGGAGTTGTGATGACCATCTTCATAACTAAGCCACTGTCCCTCTCATTCCAGCAGCTTCTAAGCCTGCCTTCTGCCTGAAGCCTAAATCAATAGGTCCCTGCAAGGGCAGGAAGATCAGGTACTTCTACAATGCCAAGACCAGGCAATGCCAACGCTTTTTCTACGGTGGCTGCAAAGGGAACTTGAATAACTTCTACACCATGGCGCTGTGCATGAACACCTGCGGTCATGTGGAATGGTCCTGGAGGTAAGacagggcacagggcagggtGGCAGGGGAAGGGCTGGGGAAAGGGGTGGAGCTCAGGGGACCACACACCATTCACCCTGCACAGTGTCTTCCTCCTCGCTGCTGCCAGAAGAGGCTGCAGTATCCTGTGAAACCACACACTGAGCGAGTTCTCCAGGGAGAGAATGGCAGAAGGTCAACCCAGATACCTCTTTGTGATCATCTCAGCCTGATCACATGCTCCTTTTTCTCAGTTGGGAACACTGACTCAGCCACACTCCAGGGCAGGTCTGCAGGACTCCTGAGCACCTCCCCCCATCCAGGCTTGGAAAATTCACTGCCTTTTTGTTGGtttcatatttcttttgaaaatctaGGATCTGTCAAGATGAATAGTATCTAGGTGTGGGGCTACAATGAAGTCATTCaggaagttcctttttttttttttttccttacagaaGACACGGGAAGAGTCATGCTCCAAAACTCTGAAGTCCGAGGAGGACCCATGAAAGTCTGGGCTGCTCCTGAAACAGTTCAGTCTCCTTGCATTTCTTCTCTCCCCTACCTTCCTCAGCAGAGCCTGCCTATTTCCTTTCCTCTATGAtgctgagagacttccctggtggcacagatggtaaaagcgtctgactacaatgtgggagacccgggttcaatccctgggtcaggaagatctcctggagaaggaaatagcaacccactccagtgttcttgcctggaaaatcccatggacagaggagcctggtaggctacagtccatggggtcgcaaagagtaggacactactgagcaacttcacttcactttatgatgctggggaagattgagagcaggaggagaaggggacagcagaagatgagatggttgggtggcatcaccaacttaatgggcatgagtttgagcaagctctgaaacACAgtaaagacagggaagtctggcatgctgaagcccattgggtcacaaagagttggacacgacttggtgactgaacaacatgcgTCTATACACCTTAGTTCAGTCTTATCCAGTTGGCTCTAAGCACCATGACAGCATGTCTTCCCTTTATCTTGAGCActtagcacagttcctggcatgAAGGAAGCAGTTCATAATTATGTGAGGAAGGAAAGAGTGCAGGAGGAGCACATTCCTCTCGACCAGAGTAACTATAGAGCCTGAGGTTTGACACCAGGATTGTTGCCTCAACCCACATACTCATGGCATCCTCACCATGCCATCACTGATCTCCTTGTGTGAGGCCTTGGTGGAATTTCTGGCATCCATTTCTCAGCATCAGTAATGAGAGAAGTCTTTGCAATAAAAAAGCTCCCCCTTTCCCTTAAAGATGTTGcagttttcctttctgtattttcaaacACTGTGgcttatatttcaataaatgcatATTCAAAACTAAACTGAGGGCAGTGGAGTCTGTTGTTTTCAACTACAAATGTTTACCAATAGGATCCAAGGAAATGGTGGTTCTTCTCTCTGTTCTGCAGAGCAGTGGGCACTTCCCCTTTCCCAGTCCACAGACTGTGCCCTACTGGCTAGAGGAAGCAAACCCATGATAGTATCATTGACCTCTTAACAGCCATGCCAAGTTACACAAAAGCCTGGGAGACAGACAGATCAGCGTGAAAGCTTTTATTCCTTACTTCTATGTCTAGTTCAAATTTTGGGGCAGGCTATCCTCCTGGACTTGCAGAAGGGGAAAGTGCATAAGATTCAGTTGTTCATCTTTTTAAGGAATCTGATTCTCTGAAGTCACATGTGGGGAGGGGATGTCTTACTTCAGTTAAAGAGGGACAGCTACCATTTAgggtgccaggctctgtgttagCATTTTGCCTGCATTATTCTATTAACCATCCTAAGAATCCTTCaagggaggaaatggaggcatGGAGATGGCACTTAGCTGCTGTGTTCATTTTCTAACTTGGCAGCTTCCCGCTCTTTCAAGTAGAGGGACTCTGATGAAGTTTTCCTGCTCTTCCTCTGGGAATATGTAGGAGGGAGACACTTTGGGAAAACAGAGTATCTGCTTcatgacagatgaggaaaatgaggcatagGGACCACAGCaagtataagttcagttcagttcactcactcagtcgtgttcgactctttgcaaccccgtgaactgcagcacgccaggcctccctgtccatcatcaactcctggagtccacctaaacccatgtccatcgagttgatgatgccatacaaccatctcatcctctgtcgtccccttctcctcctgccctcaatctttcccagcatcagggtattttcaaatgagtcagctcttcgcatcaggtggccaaagtattggagtttcagcttcaacatcagtccttccaatgaacacccaggactgatctcctttaggatggactggttggatcttcttgtagtccaaggggctctcgagtcttctcaaacactacagttcaaaagcattaattcttcggtgctcagctttctttataatccaacgctcacatccatacatgatcactggaaaaaaccacagccttgactagatggacctttgttggcaaagtaatgtctctgcttttgaatatgctatctaggttggtcatatctttccttccaaggagtgagcgtcttttaatttcatggctgcaatcaccatctgcagtgattttggagcccagaaaaataaagtcagccactgtttccactgtttccccatctatttgccatgaagtggtgggaccagatgccatgatcttagttctctgaatgttgagctttaagccaacttttcactctcctctttcactttcattgaagctctttagttcttcactttctgccataagggtggttgtcatctgcatatctgaggttattgatatttctcccagcaatcttgattccagcttgtgcttcttccagcccagcatttctcatgatgtactctgcatataagttaaataagcagggtgacaatatacagccttgacgtactccttttcctatttggaaccagtctgttgttccatgtccagttctaactgttgcttcctgacctgcatataggtctctcaagatgcaggtcaggtggtctggtattcccatctctttcagaattttccacagtttattgtgatccacacagtcaaaggctttggcatagtcaataaagcagaaatagatgtttttctggaactctcttgcttttttgatgacccagcagatgttggcaatttgatctctggttcctctgccttttctaaaaccagcttgaacatctggaagttcacagttcacatattgctgaagcctggcttggagaattttgagcattactttactagcgtgtgagatgagtgcaattgtgcggtagtttgagctttctttggcattgcctttcttagggattcaaatgaaaactgatcttttccagtcctgtgtccactgctgagttttcaaaatttgctggcatattgagtgcagcactttcacagcatcatctttcaggatttgaaatagctcaactggaattccatcacctccactagctttgttcatagtgttgcttcctaaggcccacttgacttcacactccaggatgtctggctctaggtgagtgatcacaccatcgtgattatctgggtcaagaagatcttttttgtacagtgcttctgtgtattcttgccacttcttcttaatatcttctgcttctgttaggtccctaccatttctgtcctttattgagcccatctttgcatgaaatgttcccttggtatctctaattttcttaaagagacctctagtctttcctattctgttgttttcctctatttctttgcattgatcaccgaggaaggctttcttatctctccttgctattcttttttttaaatttaaatttattaattttaattggaggttaattactttacaatattgtattggttctgccacacatcaacatgaatctgccacgggcgtacacgtgttccccatcctgaacccccctcccacctacctcccagtaccatccctcctggtcatcccagtgcaccagccccaagcatcctgtattgaacctagactggtgatttgtttcttatatgatatacatgtttcaatgcgaactctgcactcaaatggtgtatctttccttttctcctttgcttttcgcttcccttcttttcacagctatatgtaagacctcctcagacaaccattttgcttttttgcatttctttttcttggggatagtcttgattcctgtctcctgtacaatgtcatgaaacctccgtccatagttcatcaggtactctgtctatcagatctagtcccttaaatctatttctcacttgcactttatagtcataagggattagatttagatcatatctgagtggtctagtggttttgtccattttcttcaatttcagtctgaatttggcaataaggagttcatgatctgagccacagtcagcttctggtcttgtttttgctgactgtatagagcttctctatctttggcttaTGTCAGGAGCTCCTTTTTTATTGAAACCAAGTGAGGAGTAGTGGGTGGTCATGCTGTGGAGACACGTTTGTCTCTCTGCTTCCCTTCTGCCAACTTTctaactcttttttttcctacccAAAATGCCAGAGCTTGTGCCCCAGATGAAGATGCTCTTCCCCTGGCTCACCATCTGCCTGGACAAGTCCCAAGTAAAGAGCTGGTGTCTGTCTAGCAGAGATGCTGCCACAGTAATTGCAGGAAGCCTGACATGTCACATCTGCCTTGTGAAGTAGGTGAGGctaaaatgggggtggggtggggtgggcaggatgTACAGACACCTATATAAGGGTTTAAAGGATGACCTAGGCTAACACACTGCTGATCACCTACCAGTTCTGTGATCTGCTCTCGTCCACTCACTGACCATCCATCACGTGCCATGCACCACTCTAGGTGCTGGGATATTCCCTGAGTGACCTTATTGGACAAAATTCCACCTCTGGAACCACAGCCTGTGTTTCCACGAGACCCACCAAGCTTAAGAATGGATGTTACTGGGTAGGCAGAAGCAGGacctgggaggtggggagatTACACACTTTATAAGACTGACCCCAGCTTCTCCCCACCATCGCTCCCCTCCTTGTCGGCTGTTCTGACCCCTCAGCTGGCGTGTGAGCTCAGTCAGCCCTCAGGTTTCCTCACAAGTCCTCCCACTAGCCACAGGGATGAGCTGGATCTGCCCCTCTGCAGCCCTTTTCATCCCTTGGGCACTTGGTAGATGAAGAAGGAATCAGCCCTGAGGTATGTTCTGACTTCACCTCTCCTCTACAGGCTGGGGAGTGGGTGATGGGGGCAGTTCATGGAAGGGGCTagggagcagggctggggtgTGTGCAGCAAACCCTTAGCATTTCTTATGGTAAATTAGGTAGTTTTCACTCCGGGGATATTCCTTGACTCTGAAAAATATCATTgcagttttgaaaagaaaaaaaaaagactctaccTGATCAGTGACCTCATCACTGAGACAATATTCTTAGTCACTGCCTTGCTCCTGACCCTCACTGTCGTTTCATAACAAAATTCGTAATTGACCCTTGTTGCTGTTCATGCCCCAGGCCTTCTGAAACttggaattttccatagtttcatAAATCATGCGATAAGTGAGGGATGGGACCTGAGATAGTGTCTGGATGATACTATTTGCATGGGACTGGACTCCAGAACGTTCCATCAGGTGCTTAGAAGATTAGAACTGTCAACCCTCCGTTCCTCTGAGGACAGAAGAGGGTACTATACTGAATTCAATCACCAATAGCCAATGATCTATCAACTTGCCTTCCTCCAACCCTCAATTAAAATCCATAAACATTGTGTTTAGAGAGCATCAGGGGAGGTGATAACATCAAGAGACTGAGAGCAGGGAGAGTCCCAAGAGGGCTTGGAGGTTCAGCAGCCCCAGCTCCCCATTTACCCTATGCTTCTCCGTTTGGCTGTCCCTGAGTTTTATGCTTTATAATAACTTGCAGCAGTAAGTAAAGGGCTTTCCTGAGTTCTGGGAGTAGTTCTAATAAGTTATTGAACATGGGAGGTGGGTTATGGAACCTTTGAGTTAATAGCCAGTTGGTCACAGGTGTGAGTGACTGCAGGACTTGTGATCAACACTTGAGAGTATGGGCAGTCCTCAGGGACCCAGCCCACACCTTGTGGTTTCTACGCTACCTCTATGGATTTAGTGTCAGAAGTGAATTGATTTCTGAGATGGGCAGTGGATGCTGGGAAACTGGTTGCTGTTGGCAGAGACCTCACATGTTTGGAGTTGGGGACAACACTCGGACTCACTCTTCTCTATCATTTGTGTCTGGTATGAGGATCAGGGCCATGGGACTGTATTATGTGGGGCAGAGCACTCAGAACCCCTTCCCAGTTCTCTGCATTTTCAGAATTCCTGGCAGAATCATGCACTTGATTTATGGATTGTGATTTGTACTCATTTGCTgtagttcagtaactcagtcgtgtctgactctttgtgagcccatggactgcagcacgccaggctttcttctccttcatcatctcccagagtttgctcaaactcatgtccattgagttggtgatgccatccaaccatctcatcctttgttgcccccttctcctcccgccttcagtctttcccagcatcagggtcttttccaatgagtcggctctttgcatcaggtgcccaaagtattggagcttcagctttagcatcagtccttgcaatgaatattcagggtttgaaTGCTGTTGTTATTAACATTACAAAGGATTCTGACTTCTCAGGGAGAAGGAACATGTTTGTTGTGTCTGTTGCTTCCATAGCAACCCCATGGTGTGGGCAGCACTGATCTCACGTGACACCTGAAAACACAGGGCTCTAGGGGGTTTATATCCTCAGGTACAAAGATAGGAAAAGGCAGAACTGATACCGAAACTGAGGTCCTATGACCCCGAAACCACTGGGAGAGAGGACTGGAGTGGCATTCGGGGGTGGCTTCAGGCAAACTTCCATGGTCTCCTGAGGTCCACTCGGGCAGACAGCTCTCCTGTTTGTGAAACCAGGTGAGGACGGCAGGTGGTCATG
The Bos indicus x Bos taurus breed Angus x Brahman F1 hybrid chromosome 13, Bos_hybrid_MaternalHap_v2.0, whole genome shotgun sequence genome window above contains:
- the LOC113902973 gene encoding pancreatic trypsin inhibitor-like isoform X1 gives rise to the protein MICVHRRPTGGVKSEKRCYLCLITPLSQDIKSSIHPQHPQEPSCESTKMNRLCLSAALLFLLVILVDGISEDINKSHDHGYEMTYGRLNEKHSAASKPAFCLKPKSIGPCKGRKIRYFYNAKTRQCQRFFYGGCKGNLNNFYTMALCMNTCGHVEWSWRRHGKSHAPKL
- the LOC113902973 gene encoding pancreatic trypsin inhibitor-like isoform X3; protein product: MICVHRRPTGGVKSEKRCYLCLITPLSQDIKSSIHPQHPQEPSCESTKMNRLCLSAALLFLLVILVDGISEDINKSHDHGYEMTYGRLNEKHSAASKPAFCLKPKSIGPCKGRKIRYFYNAKTRQCQRFFYGGCKGNLNNFYTMALCMNTCGHVEWSWRHGKSHAPKL
- the LOC113902973 gene encoding pancreatic trypsin inhibitor-like isoform X2, which produces MICVHRRPTGGVKSEKRCYLCLITPLSQDIKSSIHPQHPQEPSCESTKMNRLCLSAALLFLLVILVDGISEDINKSHDHGYEMTYGRLNEKHSASKPAFCLKPKSIGPCKGRKIRYFYNAKTRQCQRFFYGGCKGNLNNFYTMALCMNTCGHVEWSWRRHGKSHAPKL
- the LOC113902973 gene encoding pancreatic trypsin inhibitor-like isoform X4; this encodes MICVHRRPTGGVKSEKRCYLCLITPLSQDIKSSIHPQHPQEPSCESTKMNRLCLSAALLFLLVILVDGISEDINKSHDHGYEMTYGRLNEKHSASKPAFCLKPKSIGPCKGRKIRYFYNAKTRQCQRFFYGGCKGNLNNFYTMALCMNTCGHVEWSWRHGKSHAPKL